A region from the Deinococcus sp. KNUC1210 genome encodes:
- a CDS encoding replication initiator protein A translates to MAKPQLPPPSSSFPKSPSLATYDEANVSRLGLISIQERIPDDYTNWLIEFFREGRPSRLQCVASAEYGGVPHGLDGDIATALTDLFIEQGAPEDGKIRTTAYALLKRAGFSDAGHYYVALKRSLHRLRFAGYSASECWRDAVRERWVTVTFTYLTGLTFSADEAQLHLNRGSELEVTLAEPIVRSIRASYLKPLDYTFLRSLDRPLTRSLFRLLDARRYDPLSLSDPLPVLRVGLIEWARDCKIANLSPDKIRRTLQGAHEELLQRNYLLSVDYEGKGSKQVVTYHFQTLSPTDQADPPLRIDNAALQGMIDRRISRPVAVRLLTQFGEDHILSRLSRGDQILAGGFQPKSSGAFLVDIIKDTAGKYDDASGQEAEAAAKRATTQARVARTAALDEQQIQQHADLSQATPQERAAAALPVLKLVLGKRLSSAEYGALQAYLLLPSADAGKLSRDALAAKVNGSVDQFLAALQKVLHSP, encoded by the coding sequence ATGGCCAAGCCCCAGCTGCCTCCCCCATCTTCGAGCTTTCCAAAGTCACCGTCTTTGGCGACGTATGATGAGGCGAACGTGTCAAGGCTCGGCTTGATTAGCATTCAGGAACGTATTCCAGACGATTACACCAACTGGCTGATCGAATTTTTCCGCGAGGGCCGTCCATCGCGCCTGCAGTGCGTCGCGTCCGCAGAGTACGGTGGGGTTCCTCACGGCCTGGATGGTGATATCGCCACGGCTCTGACGGATCTTTTCATCGAGCAGGGAGCTCCTGAGGACGGAAAAATCCGTACGACGGCTTACGCGCTGCTGAAACGGGCCGGGTTCAGCGATGCGGGGCATTACTACGTCGCGCTCAAGCGCAGTCTGCACCGGCTGCGTTTTGCAGGGTATTCGGCGAGCGAGTGCTGGCGAGACGCTGTGCGCGAACGCTGGGTGACCGTCACCTTTACCTACCTGACCGGTCTGACCTTCAGTGCCGACGAGGCTCAGCTGCATCTCAACCGCGGCAGTGAGCTCGAAGTGACGCTGGCCGAGCCGATCGTCCGCAGCATCCGGGCGTCGTACCTCAAGCCACTCGACTACACTTTTCTGCGTTCGCTCGACCGGCCCCTCACGCGGTCGCTGTTCCGGTTGCTGGACGCCCGGCGGTACGATCCCCTGAGTCTGAGTGATCCGCTGCCTGTTCTGCGCGTCGGCTTGATCGAATGGGCCAGAGACTGCAAGATCGCCAACCTGTCGCCCGACAAGATCCGGCGCACCTTGCAGGGCGCGCACGAAGAACTCCTTCAACGGAACTACCTGCTGTCGGTCGACTACGAAGGCAAAGGCAGCAAACAGGTGGTGACGTATCATTTTCAAACGCTCTCGCCCACCGATCAAGCGGATCCTCCACTGAGGATTGACAATGCAGCGCTCCAGGGAATGATCGATCGCCGGATCTCAAGACCGGTGGCTGTTCGGCTTCTTACGCAGTTCGGAGAAGACCATATCCTAAGCCGCCTCAGTCGCGGCGATCAGATTCTGGCAGGGGGATTCCAACCCAAAAGCAGCGGCGCATTCCTGGTGGACATCATCAAAGACACGGCTGGGAAATATGATGACGCTTCAGGCCAGGAGGCTGAAGCAGCAGCAAAACGCGCGACCACTCAGGCCCGTGTCGCCAGAACAGCAGCCCTGGATGAACAGCAGATTCAGCAACACGCCGATCTCAGCCAGGCCACACCGCAGGAACGCGCTGCAGCTGCACTTCCAGTGTTAAAACTGGTATTGGGAAAACGTCTGAGTTCAGCTGAATATGGTGCCCTCCAGGCCTACCTCCTCCTGCCATCAGCCGATGCGGGAAAGCTCAGCCGGGACGCGTTGGCCGCAAAGGTCAACGGCTCGGTCGATCAGTTTCTGGCGGCTCTCCAAAAAGTCCTGCACAGCCCGTAA
- a CDS encoding AAA family ATPase encodes MDINPGKMYTLRELATEFQVSERTLTRKLETQELRGFKVGAQWRVKGRDWMAFSGVVQGPHVYVVANAKGGAGKSTFTANLAVLRAQGGRRVLLLDLDPQGHLATLLSMPVDPSRTTAQLLDEELRLSRSHPQFQERWHTLWTDLLQPIPHEDPEDVLGRVFLVPAHNDLQDLERANFHRTKPVEYALKEAIAALGSVRSDIDEIWIDTPPNLGPLTRNALMAGHSLLSPFAKSDLGLDGLERLMSLVEQYLEFNPYLRIAGLAMNFGNPRTIMHGEIRETIRQRPQLAPYLLEAYVSEAERFNQAPRLGLPLVLAEPNSVSANELRAVLAEVMQRAE; translated from the coding sequence ATGGACATCAATCCTGGCAAGATGTACACCCTGCGTGAACTGGCGACGGAGTTCCAAGTCAGTGAACGCACCCTGACCCGCAAGCTGGAAACGCAGGAGCTGCGCGGGTTCAAGGTGGGCGCGCAGTGGCGGGTCAAAGGCCGGGACTGGATGGCCTTCAGCGGCGTGGTGCAGGGCCCACACGTGTACGTGGTCGCCAATGCCAAGGGAGGCGCCGGAAAGAGTACCTTCACGGCCAACCTGGCAGTGCTGCGCGCTCAGGGAGGCCGCCGGGTGCTGCTGCTCGACCTGGATCCACAGGGACATCTGGCGACCCTGCTGAGCATGCCGGTGGATCCCAGCCGTACCACCGCGCAGCTGCTGGACGAGGAATTGCGTCTGTCGCGCAGCCATCCGCAGTTTCAGGAACGCTGGCACACCCTGTGGACGGATCTGCTGCAGCCGATTCCGCACGAAGACCCGGAAGACGTGCTGGGCCGGGTGTTTCTCGTTCCGGCGCACAATGATCTGCAGGATCTGGAGCGGGCCAACTTCCACCGCACCAAGCCGGTCGAATACGCGCTCAAGGAAGCGATCGCCGCGCTCGGCTCGGTGCGTTCCGACATCGATGAGATCTGGATCGATACTCCGCCCAATCTTGGCCCGCTGACGCGCAACGCGCTGATGGCTGGGCATTCGCTGCTGTCGCCGTTCGCGAAGAGCGACTTGGGTCTTGACGGCCTGGAGCGTCTCATGTCATTGGTCGAGCAGTACCTGGAATTCAATCCCTACCTGCGGATTGCCGGGCTGGCCATGAATTTCGGGAATCCGCGCACCATCATGCACGGGGAAATTCGGGAAACCATCCGCCAGCGTCCGCAGCTGGCACCGTATCTGCTGGAAGCGTACGTCAGCGAGGCGGAGCGCTTCAATCAGGCGCCGCGCCTGGGCCTGCCGCTGGTGCTGGCCGAGCCGAACAGCGTGAGTGCCAACGAGCTCAGGGCGGTGCTGGCCGAGGTTATGCAGCGTGCCGAGTAA
- a CDS encoding ParB/RepB/Spo0J family partition protein — protein MPSKRQQLADRRSRVGESATPVNIATEHLLKVEPEAATQGTAEDVVAFWIPLADLEPSPFQYRYSLDQGAVEALAQSIQAQELYQPITVRPAAQPGKYQVVLGHRRLAAFQRLERATIPAMIREYDDAQVLRAMLDENLRREDVNLFEQTEGVVRLVAVSSGRAGHPVEVTRRLLGEMRTQLKASGQDAFQEPHRTAAHLIQEVTGMPWMSFYTNRMRVYGLPDALQTAVRAGMPYSLALAVQRLPEAQHGAALDFLGAPTGPWRSRQELLAWARDSDVRPPAYSDRLQTLGRRLDRQTLTRAEQAQLEKLLGKLESLLG, from the coding sequence GTGCCGAGTAAGCGTCAGCAGCTGGCAGATCGGCGCAGCCGGGTCGGAGAGTCGGCCACGCCGGTCAACATCGCCACCGAACACCTGCTGAAGGTGGAACCTGAGGCGGCGACCCAGGGAACGGCCGAGGACGTGGTCGCCTTCTGGATTCCGCTGGCCGATCTCGAACCCAGTCCCTTTCAGTACCGCTATAGCCTGGATCAGGGCGCGGTCGAGGCGCTCGCGCAGTCGATTCAGGCGCAGGAGCTGTATCAGCCGATCACGGTGCGCCCGGCAGCCCAGCCCGGGAAGTACCAGGTGGTGCTCGGGCACCGGCGGCTGGCGGCCTTCCAGCGGCTGGAGCGGGCCACGATTCCGGCCATGATCCGCGAGTACGACGACGCCCAGGTGCTGCGGGCGATGCTGGACGAGAACCTGCGCCGCGAGGATGTCAACCTGTTCGAGCAGACGGAGGGCGTGGTGCGCCTGGTGGCGGTCAGCAGTGGCCGGGCAGGCCATCCGGTGGAGGTGACCCGCCGACTGCTGGGGGAGATGCGGACGCAGCTGAAGGCCAGCGGTCAGGACGCGTTCCAGGAACCGCACCGCACCGCCGCGCACCTCATCCAGGAGGTGACCGGCATGCCGTGGATGTCGTTTTACACCAACCGCATGCGGGTGTACGGACTGCCGGACGCGCTTCAGACGGCCGTCCGGGCGGGGATGCCGTACTCACTGGCGCTGGCGGTGCAGCGGCTGCCGGAAGCGCAGCATGGTGCTGCGCTGGATTTTCTGGGGGCGCCAACGGGTCCGTGGCGGTCCAGGCAGGAGCTGCTGGCCTGGGCGAGGGACAGCGACGTCAGGCCGCCGGCGTACAGTGACCGGCTGCAGACGTTGGGACGCCGCCTGGATCGCCAGACGCTGACACGGGCTGAGCAGGCTCAGCTTGAAAAGCTGCTCGGGAAATTGGAGAGTCTGCTGGGATAG
- a CDS encoding site-specific integrase, producing MGVMVGVFDDFNLFCGDVTSNTRLIQALHAFDLTTVWDALQPLMPLHPQTRSNYYYTLKRYLSFAQQVQLDVLHPTPDQLRAFLTTLEGLNPQHVRTLLSRLRGLYQALRTLGVIPSTYDPLLGLHGPALEQPPGEGRRFYLQTEIARLSAEADVDDRCLLLLGAHAGLKTGEVLVISWPDIQLMDATLHIRNRFIPKSGDLEHALLAWARRHGGLLAEGRLFAFKDHAAVNARLHRLCTATNVDYRPWSALRSSYALRLWQATHDPAIMTRQLGLNSLKAVQAYQKMEDALTRTMDAALPSARW from the coding sequence ATGGGCGTAATGGTTGGTGTTTTTGATGATTTTAACTTATTCTGTGGTGACGTGACGTCCAACACTCGACTCATCCAAGCACTCCACGCCTTTGACCTCACAACCGTCTGGGACGCCTTACAGCCGCTCATGCCGCTGCATCCCCAGACCCGCAGCAACTACTACTACACCCTTAAACGCTACCTCTCGTTTGCCCAGCAGGTGCAGCTGGACGTGCTGCACCCTACCCCGGACCAGCTGCGCGCTTTCCTGACAACCCTGGAGGGTCTGAACCCCCAGCACGTCCGCACGCTCCTCTCGCGCCTCAGAGGCCTCTACCAGGCCCTGCGCACCCTCGGTGTGATTCCCAGTACCTACGATCCTCTGCTGGGCCTTCATGGCCCTGCTCTGGAGCAGCCGCCCGGAGAAGGACGCCGATTCTACTTGCAGACGGAGATTGCGCGCCTAAGCGCCGAGGCAGACGTCGACGACCGCTGCCTGCTTCTCCTTGGGGCCCACGCCGGCCTTAAAACCGGCGAAGTCCTGGTTATCAGCTGGCCCGACATTCAATTGATGGACGCTACCCTGCACATTCGAAACCGCTTCATTCCAAAAAGCGGCGACCTCGAACACGCCCTCCTTGCCTGGGCCCGCCGCCACGGTGGCCTGCTGGCAGAAGGCAGGCTGTTTGCTTTTAAGGATCACGCCGCCGTCAACGCCCGACTCCACCGCCTGTGCACCGCCACCAACGTCGACTACCGGCCCTGGAGCGCCCTGCGGTCAAGCTACGCCCTGCGTCTCTGGCAGGCCACGCATGATCCGGCTATCATGACCCGGCAACTCGGTCTGAACAGTCTGAAAGCCGTGCAGGCATATCAGAAGATGGAAGACGCCCTCACCAGAACCATGGACGCTGCCCTTCCTTCAGCTCGCTGGTGA
- a CDS encoding DUF4037 domain-containing protein, protein MDVLIEHATQLEIDVIFRPVASFEAHLFYLFEHNEARMGNSTTVWQNIRTSRILADHEGWFARLQAQASREYPETLAQAILARNVPLLSGSIHSFSAQVLLGVQRHDLVIVNGVLAKVLDSYFDVLYALNRAYHPGNKRLLTLAADLPMVPTGFVAGIERLLSFTSATLDDVPSALEAVVRPLLALVEAQGQLPAPWGEQRPE, encoded by the coding sequence GTGGACGTGCTGATTGAGCACGCCACACAGCTGGAAATCGACGTGATCTTTCGTCCGGTCGCTTCGTTTGAAGCCCACCTCTTCTACCTGTTCGAGCACAATGAAGCGCGCATGGGAAACTCCACCACGGTCTGGCAGAACATCCGCACGTCCCGCATCCTCGCCGACCATGAGGGATGGTTCGCACGATTGCAGGCACAGGCGTCCCGCGAATATCCAGAGACGCTCGCACAGGCTATTCTGGCCCGCAATGTTCCACTGCTCTCGGGGAGCATCCACAGCTTTTCCGCGCAAGTGCTCCTCGGGGTTCAGCGCCACGATCTGGTGATCGTCAATGGTGTTCTAGCCAAAGTGCTGGACAGCTATTTTGATGTGCTGTACGCGTTGAACCGTGCCTATCATCCCGGCAACAAGCGGTTGTTGACACTGGCAGCTGACCTGCCGATGGTGCCGACCGGTTTCGTGGCTGGCATCGAACGGCTGCTGTCATTCACCTCGGCGACCCTGGACGACGTACCCAGTGCGCTGGAGGCGGTGGTTCGGCCGCTGTTGGCGTTGGTGGAAGCGCAGGGTCAGCTGCCGGCTCCGTGGGGAGAGCAGCGTCCGGAGTGA
- a CDS encoding PD-(D/E)XK nuclease family protein yields MARTVIFSTLPLRTALQYLPGRQVVSPAPETVSTLGVTSISLAQLPGSAIPADADIDRALRRATRQLGLQGDRQLLRHTVLEVLLLSNADRAQMLAASRALAAFWQAFIEQLSTVPAGTPPVVTQPLLLVGFTSLSLGAMKLIDRVAADDSLLILPPPEISSLTPEEDAGRVLELLGWTVSLEDMEAQPDLGERLATRFFRGTPELGTGMEVRAAADRYYECLQALTSLQNVAGSALLVVPDLAQYAPTLGAAAWELGMELDLPLEQPLNATRAGAWLFELFKVLAGDWSYPQLQRVLSHPLARDVSPALRQAAARARPAHQAAWMAVGLPSWLRQWPERGDVQQFADLVFEVLNGLDTNLLTADDQRTGQYLLDDLDDLTANDELSLSDFADQCLQRLREPLLPEPRPGLPVRTPARVTGRFDHVAILGLSEGHLPAPPPNPPLLDFYDRRQLQQSGVSCCTALEYVRMRDQGFWSTLAAARQSLFLSYPLRIGKDLQLPSPYFARLGLTPPGEAAPWESPSDSGDNEREVRMLRSQQAAAARAEGHDHVFNGETGQSYDLTQHTFSATQFTHFSQCPYRWYAEDILGLKEPEDSGTELRPKERGSFYHSVLELVGRAVLGRPQTREDLLHHLPAAFDQAAQQLGLTRRVAWDRQRAEHYRRLQQTLEAPEFILEGFTITDVERAFDLTWRDLRLTGKIDRIDRDEHAHLLLTDYKSSARKPSGSRDPQSGVEHDIQLSLYLDVIAGLYPDLDVREGRYLSTTSASKRILGKVTLQPTALDGLRTRLNDAAVRGTFRPRPETPGQGCAGCALPLLCRLPANTSGDRT; encoded by the coding sequence ATGGCACGCACTGTGATTTTCTCCACCCTGCCCCTCCGGACAGCTCTTCAATACCTGCCAGGGCGGCAGGTGGTATCGCCTGCTCCAGAGACGGTTTCTACGCTGGGGGTGACATCAATCTCACTGGCGCAGTTGCCCGGCTCGGCAATTCCGGCCGATGCTGACATAGACCGGGCCCTCCGACGTGCCACCCGCCAGCTCGGTCTTCAGGGAGATCGGCAGCTGCTCCGGCATACCGTGCTGGAAGTGCTGCTGCTCTCCAACGCGGACAGAGCCCAGATGCTCGCTGCGTCACGGGCGCTCGCTGCCTTCTGGCAGGCATTTATTGAGCAGCTCTCCACAGTACCGGCAGGGACTCCCCCGGTGGTGACTCAACCACTACTCCTGGTCGGGTTCACCAGCCTGAGTCTTGGTGCGATGAAGCTGATAGATCGTGTCGCCGCAGATGACAGCCTACTGATTCTTCCGCCACCAGAGATATCCTCTCTCACACCTGAAGAGGACGCGGGGCGGGTGCTGGAACTGCTCGGCTGGACTGTGAGCCTCGAGGACATGGAGGCTCAACCGGACCTCGGCGAGCGACTGGCCACACGATTCTTTCGCGGAACGCCTGAACTTGGAACGGGTATGGAGGTGAGGGCGGCCGCTGACCGGTACTACGAGTGCCTGCAGGCGCTGACTTCACTCCAGAACGTCGCCGGAAGCGCGCTGCTCGTGGTGCCAGACCTTGCCCAATATGCACCGACCCTGGGTGCGGCCGCGTGGGAGCTCGGCATGGAGCTGGATCTACCGCTGGAACAACCGCTGAATGCGACCCGGGCTGGTGCCTGGCTCTTCGAACTCTTCAAGGTGCTGGCCGGAGACTGGAGCTACCCACAGCTCCAGCGGGTCCTGAGTCACCCCCTCGCGCGGGACGTCTCGCCCGCCCTGCGTCAGGCCGCTGCACGCGCACGTCCGGCGCATCAGGCGGCCTGGATGGCGGTTGGATTGCCCAGCTGGCTCCGCCAATGGCCAGAACGGGGAGACGTTCAGCAGTTTGCTGATCTGGTCTTCGAGGTGCTGAACGGACTGGATACGAACCTGCTCACCGCCGATGACCAGCGGACCGGTCAATACTTGTTGGATGACTTGGACGACCTCACTGCCAACGACGAGCTGAGCCTAAGCGATTTTGCAGATCAGTGCCTGCAACGGTTGCGGGAGCCGCTGCTGCCGGAACCTAGGCCGGGTCTGCCCGTAAGAACGCCGGCCAGAGTGACCGGTCGGTTCGATCACGTGGCCATCCTGGGTCTCAGCGAAGGCCACCTCCCGGCGCCTCCTCCCAATCCTCCGTTGTTGGATTTCTACGATCGACGTCAGTTGCAGCAGAGCGGCGTCTCCTGCTGCACCGCGTTGGAATATGTACGGATGCGCGACCAGGGATTCTGGTCTACCTTGGCGGCGGCCCGGCAGTCACTGTTCCTTTCCTACCCCTTGCGAATCGGCAAAGACCTTCAGCTGCCCAGCCCGTACTTCGCTCGCCTGGGACTGACGCCTCCAGGAGAAGCCGCCCCCTGGGAAAGCCCGTCGGACAGTGGGGACAACGAACGCGAAGTGCGCATGCTGAGGTCACAGCAGGCAGCCGCAGCCCGCGCTGAAGGACACGATCACGTGTTCAACGGAGAGACCGGTCAGTCTTATGACCTGACGCAGCACACCTTTTCGGCCACACAATTCACGCACTTCAGCCAATGTCCTTATCGGTGGTATGCCGAGGATATCCTAGGCCTTAAGGAACCCGAAGACAGTGGCACGGAGTTGCGGCCGAAGGAACGTGGAAGCTTCTACCACAGTGTCCTGGAACTGGTGGGCCGCGCCGTACTCGGTCGGCCCCAGACCCGAGAAGACCTGCTCCATCATCTTCCGGCCGCCTTCGATCAGGCCGCGCAACAGTTGGGGCTCACCCGGCGTGTGGCGTGGGACCGCCAGCGGGCAGAGCACTACCGGCGTCTTCAACAGACGCTGGAAGCACCAGAGTTCATCCTGGAAGGATTCACGATCACTGACGTCGAACGTGCATTCGACTTGACTTGGCGGGATTTGCGGCTGACAGGGAAGATCGACCGAATTGACCGGGACGAGCACGCTCACCTACTCCTCACGGACTATAAATCGAGTGCCAGAAAGCCGTCAGGATCGCGGGATCCTCAGAGTGGCGTTGAGCATGACATTCAGTTATCCCTGTACTTGGATGTGATCGCTGGCTTGTACCCCGACCTTGACGTCCGGGAGGGTCGGTACCTCTCCACCACCAGCGCGTCAAAACGCATCCTGGGGAAAGTCACACTTCAACCGACAGCACTCGACGGCCTTCGCACCCGACTGAACGATGCAGCCGTCAGGGGCACGTTCCGCCCTCGGCCGGAGACACCCGGGCAGGGGTGTGCTGGTTGCGCGCTGCCTTTGCTGTGTCGCCTGCCCGCGAACACCTCAGGAGACCGCACATGA
- a CDS encoding exodeoxyribonuclease V subunit beta: MTAQQQAISASGSVLVRAGAGTGKTYVIVERYVELLNRGLRPLEIVAVTYTERAALELRARIRTRVQQTHGHQPDLLAELEVAQISTIHALAARICRDHPAATGVPPGSSVWDEPDAQLRKGQWLEDAMLQVELDPFNALGYSRLRQMLEVLHREPYTAYQALERAGSSWEALIQDVRAEAWRDLQERPAWVAAVTVVSTDYGRDDDAIERSRRIAVQGLERIEAGEPLTGAGLLATIRLNGGKKAQWRDLESVKAALKTLRTLAGAPLLTMAYGVADEALRAELPLLSSAYRRTDDVLAQRKQRALALDYADLELYALNGLQQPDVAAYYARRWQHLMIDEAQDTSPVQAELLGLIGAHGDLTVVGDDQQAIYGFRGAGHNIFQEFEERILTAGGTVVTLQTGHRSRVALQERLNIGARAVLGETARPLTASRTDGEHWPTSLMGLIDASGNEAEVVVTTLIQLLKEGRPIKDAQTGQERSLRATDIAVLARRWSDLNGIRDLLTEQGVPWVMAGGGNLLETPEARDTWALLRFLADQDDSTALLALLRSPHFSISDPQIDRLRQDHTPGEAWWLTCGRSRDPIVQEAVQILEQVLREHMRLTPRRALQLTERLTGYRGALARWPDAERHLVDLTACHELVETLQAPLQDCNGTATRLTRLIQAEHAILRPPVRSSDAVTLSTIHGAKGLEWPVVALVRIDGAARAQPPALRLASEFGVAYQREGEETAGLYTLLKETGRQREEQEEARLVYVGMTRARDYLICSSSRPAAPAVQTLMQAGILPSTATAEDAPH, from the coding sequence ATGACCGCACAGCAACAGGCCATCAGCGCCTCAGGCAGTGTCCTCGTTCGCGCAGGCGCAGGAACAGGAAAAACGTACGTGATTGTGGAACGCTATGTGGAGCTTCTGAACCGCGGGCTGCGGCCGCTGGAGATCGTGGCCGTCACGTATACGGAGCGGGCGGCCCTGGAGTTACGTGCACGCATCCGTACCCGTGTGCAGCAAACGCACGGCCATCAGCCGGATCTGCTCGCAGAATTGGAAGTAGCCCAGATCAGCACCATTCACGCGCTGGCTGCGAGAATTTGCCGGGATCATCCAGCTGCAACCGGGGTTCCGCCCGGCTCCTCAGTGTGGGATGAGCCGGACGCTCAGCTCCGGAAAGGACAGTGGCTCGAAGACGCCATGCTTCAGGTGGAGTTAGACCCGTTCAATGCCCTGGGGTACAGCCGGCTGCGGCAGATGCTGGAGGTGCTGCACCGGGAGCCGTACACGGCCTACCAGGCGCTGGAACGGGCAGGTAGCAGCTGGGAGGCGTTAATTCAGGACGTGCGTGCTGAAGCTTGGCGTGACTTGCAGGAGCGGCCCGCATGGGTGGCGGCCGTGACCGTGGTGTCTACCGACTATGGACGCGATGATGACGCGATCGAGCGATCGCGCCGCATCGCCGTTCAGGGCCTGGAACGGATCGAAGCGGGTGAACCGCTAACCGGCGCGGGGCTGCTCGCTACCATCCGTCTGAATGGAGGCAAGAAAGCACAATGGCGGGATTTGGAAAGCGTGAAAGCTGCATTGAAAACGCTGCGGACGCTGGCGGGTGCCCCTCTCTTGACCATGGCGTACGGTGTGGCCGATGAGGCGTTGCGTGCGGAACTGCCGCTCCTCAGTTCTGCGTACCGGCGGACCGATGATGTCCTCGCCCAGCGAAAGCAGCGCGCGCTCGCACTCGATTACGCTGACCTGGAGTTGTATGCCCTGAACGGCCTGCAGCAGCCGGACGTGGCAGCCTATTACGCGCGCCGCTGGCAACACCTCATGATTGACGAGGCTCAGGACACCAGCCCGGTGCAGGCGGAACTGCTGGGCCTAATCGGAGCGCATGGCGATCTGACCGTCGTAGGAGACGATCAGCAGGCGATCTACGGTTTCCGAGGCGCCGGACACAACATCTTCCAGGAGTTCGAGGAACGTATCCTAACCGCTGGCGGCACAGTTGTGACCCTCCAGACTGGGCATCGCAGTCGGGTTGCCCTGCAGGAGCGGCTGAACATCGGTGCGCGCGCGGTATTGGGAGAGACGGCCCGTCCGCTCACGGCGAGCAGAACCGACGGCGAGCATTGGCCTACTTCGCTTATGGGACTGATTGATGCGTCGGGTAATGAAGCCGAAGTCGTAGTGACAACCCTGATTCAGCTGCTTAAGGAAGGCCGACCAATCAAAGATGCACAGACGGGACAAGAGCGATCGCTGCGCGCCACAGATATTGCCGTCCTGGCCCGGCGCTGGAGCGACCTGAATGGCATCCGGGATTTACTAACCGAGCAGGGCGTCCCCTGGGTCATGGCTGGAGGCGGCAACCTCTTGGAGACGCCGGAGGCCCGCGACACCTGGGCACTCCTGCGGTTCCTGGCAGATCAGGACGACAGCACCGCGCTGCTGGCCCTGCTGCGCAGCCCGCACTTCAGCATCAGTGATCCGCAGATCGACCGGCTGCGACAGGACCATACCCCAGGCGAAGCCTGGTGGCTTACTTGCGGCCGCAGCCGAGATCCGATTGTCCAGGAGGCGGTGCAGATTCTTGAACAGGTACTGCGTGAGCACATGCGTCTGACGCCCCGGCGAGCGCTCCAATTGACTGAGCGTCTGACCGGGTACCGCGGCGCGTTGGCGCGCTGGCCGGATGCTGAGCGGCACCTGGTGGATCTGACTGCCTGTCATGAGCTGGTTGAAACGCTTCAGGCGCCACTTCAGGATTGCAACGGTACAGCAACCCGCCTGACCAGGCTCATCCAAGCTGAGCACGCCATTCTGCGACCGCCCGTGAGAAGCAGTGACGCCGTGACCCTCTCCACGATCCATGGCGCCAAAGGACTGGAATGGCCGGTCGTGGCGCTGGTGCGTATCGATGGTGCAGCGCGCGCTCAGCCACCAGCGCTCCGTCTGGCCAGCGAGTTCGGCGTGGCTTACCAACGCGAAGGCGAAGAAACGGCGGGACTGTATACCCTCCTGAAAGAAACTGGCCGACAACGTGAAGAGCAAGAAGAGGCCCGCCTAGTCTATGTAGGCATGACGCGTGCCAGAGACTATTTAATCTGCAGCAGCAGCAGGCCGGCAGCACCCGCGGTGCAGACCTTGATGCAGGCCGGAATCCTACCCTCGACAGCCACGGCCGAGGATGCACCGCATTGA
- a CDS encoding IS3 family transposase (programmed frameshift) encodes MKGKRYTEPQILEILGQVDAGQPLAELTRLHGVAVSTIHRWKATYGGMTNDETKRFRLLEEEHRRLKKLVDDLSLDNQVLKEVVSQKMVNPDATPQSQTPLKRQVVGFVRQRFGVTERRACRQLGFWRSTQRHNSPGEEKDEALKTRLRILALERPRFGYRRLHVLLRREGQEVNHKRVYRIYRAEGLAVRRKARKKLAAGERGQKPAVSAANQRWSMDFMSDQLASGQRFRVLNVVDDFTRECLVMHVGTSITGADVARLLTAVLAERAQPAMIVTDNGPEFISRALDQWAHERGIIQHFNRPGKPVENAYIERFNGRVRDECLNLHWFQTLPQARLIVAAWHQDDNEVRPHSSLEDRSPNEYARLKQAG; translated from the exons ATGAAAGGAAAACGGTACACCGAGCCGCAGATTCTGGAGATCCTCGGGCAGGTCGACGCTGGCCAACCGCTTGCTGAACTCACGCGGCTCCATGGAGTCGCGGTCAGCACGATCCACAGATGGAAGGCAACATACGGCGGGATGACCAACGACGAGACCAAACGGTTTCGTCTCCTGGAGGAAGAACATCGCCGCCTGAAGAAGCTGGTCGATGACCTCTCCCTTGACAATCAGGTGTTGAAAGAGGTGGT GTCGCAAAAAATGGTGAACCCCGACGCGACGCCACAGTCCCAGACGCCGTTGAAACGGCAGGTGGTGGGCTTTGTGCGGCAGCGCTTCGGGGTGACGGAACGGCGGGCGTGTCGCCAGCTGGGCTTCTGGCGCTCCACCCAAAGGCACAACAGCCCTGGAGAAGAAAAGGATGAGGCCTTGAAGACTCGGCTTCGTATCCTGGCGCTCGAACGACCTCGCTTCGGGTACCGTCGCCTCCACGTTCTACTCAGACGCGAAGGGCAAGAGGTGAACCACAAACGGGTATACCGGATCTATCGGGCTGAGGGCCTCGCCGTGAGGCGCAAGGCCCGCAAGAAGCTGGCTGCAGGTGAACGGGGGCAGAAACCAGCGGTTTCTGCCGCCAATCAGCGCTGGAGCATGGATTTCATGTCTGATCAGCTGGCTTCAGGTCAACGGTTTCGTGTCCTGAACGTGGTAGACGACTTCACGCGGGAGTGTTTGGTGATGCACGTTGGCACTTCCATCACCGGCGCAGACGTGGCCCGACTTCTGACAGCGGTGCTGGCTGAGCGCGCTCAGCCAGCGATGATCGTCACCGACAACGGCCCAGAATTCATCAGCAGGGCTCTGGATCAGTGGGCCCACGAGCGCGGCATCATTCAGCACTTCAACCGGCCCGGAAAACCGGTTGAGAACGCCTATATCGAGCGTTTCAATGGCAGAGTCAGGGACGAGTGCCTGAACCTCCACTGGTTCCAGACCCTGCCACAGGCTCGACTGATTGTGGCTGCCTGGCACCAGGACGACAACGAGGTTCGTCCACACAGCTCTCTGGAGGACCGCTCACCCAACGAGTACGCCCGCCTGAAACAGGCGGGCTGA